One region of Daphnia pulicaria isolate SC F1-1A chromosome 7, SC_F0-13Bv2, whole genome shotgun sequence genomic DNA includes:
- the LOC124348655 gene encoding calcium/calmodulin-dependent protein kinase type II alpha chain isoform X7, producing MALNATTRFSDNYELKEELGKGAFSIVRRCVQKSTGLEFAAKIINTKKLSARDFQKLEREARICRKLQHPNIATHEPYGGHWRGKGDQALLRLHDSIQEESFHYLVFDLVTGGELFEDIVAREFYSEADASHCIQQILESVNHCHQNGVVHRDLKPENLLLASKAKGAAVKLADFGLAIEVQGEQQAWFGFAGTPGYLSPEVLKKEPYGKPVDIWACGVILYILLVGYPPFWDEDQHRLYAQIKAGAYDYPSPEWDTVTPEAKNLINQMLTVNPAKRITAAEALKHPWICQRERVASVVHRQETVDCLKKFNARRKLKGAILTTMLATRNFSSRSIINKKSDGSNVKESTDSSTTIEEDDVKEKSKGVVDRSSTVIAKEPEDVRLTATAKTCSQLPSNWNGSARKQEILKLTEQLLEAISAGDYETYAKICDPHVTSFEPEALGNLVEGLEFHKFFFDNLLGKNCKSINTLILNPHIHLMGEDAACIAYVRLTQFVDKQGQAHTQQSEETRVWYRRDGKWLNVHFHRSGASTPCTLPYHQNK from the exons ATGGCTCTGAACGCTACCACACGTTTTAGCGATAATTACGAACTGAAAGAAGAATTAGGAAA GGGAGCCTTTTCGATTGTGCGGCGATGCGTCCAAAAATCCACCGGGTTGGAGTTTGCGGCCAAGATCATCAACACCAAAAAGTTGTCGGCTCGAG ATTTCCAGAAACTGGAACGAGAGGCCCGCATCTGCCGCAAACTTCAGCACCCCAATATCG CTACACATGAACCTTATGGTGGTCATTGGCGAGGGAAGGGTGATCAAGCTTTGC TTCGACTCCACGACAGCATACAGGAGGAGAGCTTTCATTACCTCGTATTCGACCT TGTGACGGGCGGCGAACTCTTCGAGGACATCGTTGCCCGCGAATTCTACAGCGAAGCCGATGCGTCGCACTGCATCCAACAGATTTTGGAGAGCGTCAACCATTGTCACCAAAACGGCGTCGTTCACAGGGATCTCAAG CCGGAAAATCTGCTCCTGGCCAGCAAAGCCAAAGGAGCCGCAGTCAAGTTGGCCGACTTTGGTCTGGCCATTGAAGTTCAGGGCGAACAGCAAGCCTGGTTCG GCTTCGCTGGAACGCCCGGATACCTGTCCCCAGAGGTGCTGAAGAAGGAGCCTTACGGGAAACCTGTGGATATCTGGGCTTGCG GTGTGATTCTGTACATTTTATTGGTTGGATACCCGCCGTTCTGGGATGAGGACCAGCATCGATTGTACGCACAGATCAAAGCTGGAGCTTACGAT TATCCGTCACCGGAATGGGACACGGTGACACCAGAAGCCAAAAATCTCATCAATCAGATGTTGACTGTCAACCCTGCCAAGCGCATCACGGCCGCCGAAGCCCTTAAACACCCATGGATCTGC CAACGAGAACGTGTTGCCAGTGTGGTCCACAGACAGGAGACAGTCGACTGCCTCAAGAAATTCAACGCCCGCCGCAAgttaaaa GGCGCCATTTTGACGACAATGTTGGCTACGCGGAACTTTTCCA gcCGGAGCATCATCAACAAGAAGAGCGACGGTTCCAACGTCAAGGAGTCAACCGATAGCAGCACGACGATCGAAGAGGATGACGTCAAAG AAAAGTCCAAGGGAGTGGTGGATCGCAGTTCGACCGTCATCGCCAAAGAGCCTGAAG ACGTTCGACTTACCGCTACGGCCAAGACGTGCTCCCAGTTGCCCAGCAACTGGAACGGCTCAG CCAGGAAACAAGAGATCCTCAAGCTGACGGAGCAACTGCTGGAAGCCATCAGCGCTGGTGATTATGAAACCTACGC gaAAATATGCGACCCGCATGTGACATCGTTTGAGCCGGAAGCTCTTGGCAATCTCGTGGAAGGGCTCGAGTTCCACAAATTCTTCTTCGACAACC TTCTAGGCAAGAATTGCAAATCAATCAACACACTGATCCTCAACCCTCACATCCATTTGATGGGCGAGGATGCCGCCTGCATTGCATACGTCCGTCTGACTCAATTCGTGGACAA aCAAGGGCAGGCGCACACACAACAGAGCGAAGAAACCCGCGTGTGGTACCGCCGTGATGGCAAATGGCTGAATGTTCACTTTCACCGATCGGGAGCCTCAACTCCTTGTACTCTTCCGtatcatcaaaataaataa
- the LOC124348655 gene encoding calcium/calmodulin-dependent protein kinase type II alpha chain isoform X5: MALNATTRFSDNYELKEELGKGAFSIVRRCVQKSTGLEFAAKIINTKKLSARDFQKLEREARICRKLQHPNIATHEPYGGHWRGKGDQALLRLHDSIQEESFHYLVFDLVTGGELFEDIVAREFYSEADASHCIQQILESVNHCHQNGVVHRDLKPENLLLASKAKGAAVKLADFGLAIEVQGEQQAWFGFAGTPGYLSPEVLKKEPYGKPVDIWACGVILYILLVGYPPFWDEDQHRLYAQIKAGAYDYPSPEWDTVTPEAKNLINQMLTVNPAKRITAAEALKHPWICQRERVASVVHRQETVDCLKKFNARRKLKGAILTTMLATRNFSSRSIINKKSDGSNVKESTDSSTTIEEDDVKDQATKVEKSQVAPAVPAAPMAAVQHHRVGTQPADPMRPDVRLTATAKTCSQLPSNWNGSARKQEILKLTEQLLEAISAGDYETYAKICDPHVTSFEPEALGNLVEGLEFHKFFFDNLLGKNCKSINTLILNPHIHLMGEDAACIAYVRLTQFVDKQGQAHTQQSEETRVWYRRDGKWLNVHFHRSGASTPCTLPYHQNK, from the exons ATGGCTCTGAACGCTACCACACGTTTTAGCGATAATTACGAACTGAAAGAAGAATTAGGAAA GGGAGCCTTTTCGATTGTGCGGCGATGCGTCCAAAAATCCACCGGGTTGGAGTTTGCGGCCAAGATCATCAACACCAAAAAGTTGTCGGCTCGAG ATTTCCAGAAACTGGAACGAGAGGCCCGCATCTGCCGCAAACTTCAGCACCCCAATATCG CTACACATGAACCTTATGGTGGTCATTGGCGAGGGAAGGGTGATCAAGCTTTGC TTCGACTCCACGACAGCATACAGGAGGAGAGCTTTCATTACCTCGTATTCGACCT TGTGACGGGCGGCGAACTCTTCGAGGACATCGTTGCCCGCGAATTCTACAGCGAAGCCGATGCGTCGCACTGCATCCAACAGATTTTGGAGAGCGTCAACCATTGTCACCAAAACGGCGTCGTTCACAGGGATCTCAAG CCGGAAAATCTGCTCCTGGCCAGCAAAGCCAAAGGAGCCGCAGTCAAGTTGGCCGACTTTGGTCTGGCCATTGAAGTTCAGGGCGAACAGCAAGCCTGGTTCG GCTTCGCTGGAACGCCCGGATACCTGTCCCCAGAGGTGCTGAAGAAGGAGCCTTACGGGAAACCTGTGGATATCTGGGCTTGCG GTGTGATTCTGTACATTTTATTGGTTGGATACCCGCCGTTCTGGGATGAGGACCAGCATCGATTGTACGCACAGATCAAAGCTGGAGCTTACGAT TATCCGTCACCGGAATGGGACACGGTGACACCAGAAGCCAAAAATCTCATCAATCAGATGTTGACTGTCAACCCTGCCAAGCGCATCACGGCCGCCGAAGCCCTTAAACACCCATGGATCTGC CAACGAGAACGTGTTGCCAGTGTGGTCCACAGACAGGAGACAGTCGACTGCCTCAAGAAATTCAACGCCCGCCGCAAgttaaaa GGCGCCATTTTGACGACAATGTTGGCTACGCGGAACTTTTCCA gcCGGAGCATCATCAACAAGAAGAGCGACGGTTCCAACGTCAAGGAGTCAACCGATAGCAGCACGACGATCGAAGAGGATGACGTCAAAG ATCAAGCGACCAAAGTGGAGAAGAGTCAGGTCGCCCCTGCGGTCCCAGCCGCCCCCATGGCCGCAGTTCAACATCATCGAGTTGGCACTCAGCCAGCCGATCCAATGCGACCGG ACGTTCGACTTACCGCTACGGCCAAGACGTGCTCCCAGTTGCCCAGCAACTGGAACGGCTCAG CCAGGAAACAAGAGATCCTCAAGCTGACGGAGCAACTGCTGGAAGCCATCAGCGCTGGTGATTATGAAACCTACGC gaAAATATGCGACCCGCATGTGACATCGTTTGAGCCGGAAGCTCTTGGCAATCTCGTGGAAGGGCTCGAGTTCCACAAATTCTTCTTCGACAACC TTCTAGGCAAGAATTGCAAATCAATCAACACACTGATCCTCAACCCTCACATCCATTTGATGGGCGAGGATGCCGCCTGCATTGCATACGTCCGTCTGACTCAATTCGTGGACAA aCAAGGGCAGGCGCACACACAACAGAGCGAAGAAACCCGCGTGTGGTACCGCCGTGATGGCAAATGGCTGAATGTTCACTTTCACCGATCGGGAGCCTCAACTCCTTGTACTCTTCCGtatcatcaaaataaataa
- the LOC124348655 gene encoding calcium/calmodulin-dependent protein kinase type II alpha chain isoform X9: MALNATTRFSDNYELKEELGKGAFSIVRRCVQKSTGLEFAAKIINTKKLSARDFQKLEREARICRKLQHPNIATHEPYGGHWRGKGDQALLRLHDSIQEESFHYLVFDLVTGGELFEDIVAREFYSEADASHCIQQILESVNHCHQNGVVHRDLKPENLLLASKAKGAAVKLADFGLAIEVQGEQQAWFGFAGTPGYLSPEVLKKEPYGKPVDIWACGVILYILLVGYPPFWDEDQHRLYAQIKAGAYDYPSPEWDTVTPEAKNLINQMLTVNPAKRITAAEALKHPWICQRERVASVVHRQETVDCLKKFNARRKLKGAILTTMLATRNFSSRSIINKKSDGSNVKESTDSSTTIEEDDVKEKSKGVVDRSSTVIAKEPEARKQEILKLTEQLLEAISAGDYETYAKICDPHVTSFEPEALGNLVEGLEFHKFFFDNLLGKNCKSINTLILNPHIHLMGEDAACIAYVRLTQFVDKQGQAHTQQSEETRVWYRRDGKWLNVHFHRSGASTPCTLPYHQNK; this comes from the exons ATGGCTCTGAACGCTACCACACGTTTTAGCGATAATTACGAACTGAAAGAAGAATTAGGAAA GGGAGCCTTTTCGATTGTGCGGCGATGCGTCCAAAAATCCACCGGGTTGGAGTTTGCGGCCAAGATCATCAACACCAAAAAGTTGTCGGCTCGAG ATTTCCAGAAACTGGAACGAGAGGCCCGCATCTGCCGCAAACTTCAGCACCCCAATATCG CTACACATGAACCTTATGGTGGTCATTGGCGAGGGAAGGGTGATCAAGCTTTGC TTCGACTCCACGACAGCATACAGGAGGAGAGCTTTCATTACCTCGTATTCGACCT TGTGACGGGCGGCGAACTCTTCGAGGACATCGTTGCCCGCGAATTCTACAGCGAAGCCGATGCGTCGCACTGCATCCAACAGATTTTGGAGAGCGTCAACCATTGTCACCAAAACGGCGTCGTTCACAGGGATCTCAAG CCGGAAAATCTGCTCCTGGCCAGCAAAGCCAAAGGAGCCGCAGTCAAGTTGGCCGACTTTGGTCTGGCCATTGAAGTTCAGGGCGAACAGCAAGCCTGGTTCG GCTTCGCTGGAACGCCCGGATACCTGTCCCCAGAGGTGCTGAAGAAGGAGCCTTACGGGAAACCTGTGGATATCTGGGCTTGCG GTGTGATTCTGTACATTTTATTGGTTGGATACCCGCCGTTCTGGGATGAGGACCAGCATCGATTGTACGCACAGATCAAAGCTGGAGCTTACGAT TATCCGTCACCGGAATGGGACACGGTGACACCAGAAGCCAAAAATCTCATCAATCAGATGTTGACTGTCAACCCTGCCAAGCGCATCACGGCCGCCGAAGCCCTTAAACACCCATGGATCTGC CAACGAGAACGTGTTGCCAGTGTGGTCCACAGACAGGAGACAGTCGACTGCCTCAAGAAATTCAACGCCCGCCGCAAgttaaaa GGCGCCATTTTGACGACAATGTTGGCTACGCGGAACTTTTCCA gcCGGAGCATCATCAACAAGAAGAGCGACGGTTCCAACGTCAAGGAGTCAACCGATAGCAGCACGACGATCGAAGAGGATGACGTCAAAG AAAAGTCCAAGGGAGTGGTGGATCGCAGTTCGACCGTCATCGCCAAAGAGCCTGAAG CCAGGAAACAAGAGATCCTCAAGCTGACGGAGCAACTGCTGGAAGCCATCAGCGCTGGTGATTATGAAACCTACGC gaAAATATGCGACCCGCATGTGACATCGTTTGAGCCGGAAGCTCTTGGCAATCTCGTGGAAGGGCTCGAGTTCCACAAATTCTTCTTCGACAACC TTCTAGGCAAGAATTGCAAATCAATCAACACACTGATCCTCAACCCTCACATCCATTTGATGGGCGAGGATGCCGCCTGCATTGCATACGTCCGTCTGACTCAATTCGTGGACAA aCAAGGGCAGGCGCACACACAACAGAGCGAAGAAACCCGCGTGTGGTACCGCCGTGATGGCAAATGGCTGAATGTTCACTTTCACCGATCGGGAGCCTCAACTCCTTGTACTCTTCCGtatcatcaaaataaataa
- the LOC124348655 gene encoding calcium/calmodulin-dependent protein kinase type II alpha chain isoform X2: MALNATTRFSDNYELKEELGKGAFSIVRRCVQKSTGLEFAAKIINTKKLSARDFQKLEREARICRKLQHPNIVRLHDSIQEESFHYLVFDLVTGGELFEDIVAREFYSEADASHCIQQILESVNHCHQNGVVHRDLKPENLLLASKAKGAAVKLADFGLAIEVQGEQQAWFGFAGTPGYLSPEVLKKEPYGKPVDIWACGVILYILLVGYPPFWDEDQHRLYAQIKAGAYDYPSPEWDTVTPEAKNLINQMLTVNPAKRITAAEALKHPWICQRERVASVVHRQETVDCLKKFNARRKLKGAILTTMLATRNFSSRSIINKKSDGSNVKESTDSSTTIEEDDVKEKSKGVVDRSSTVIAKEPEVTQPSLADGGVASCQSSSTAPDAVGTGTAANATQRASAEAAMMAKALASLTAATPLPSSASGGGGSGGGGINKPAILSAILRTAVPDQATKVEKSQVAPAVPAAPMAAVQHHRVGTQPADPMRPDVRLTATAKTCSQLPSNWNGSARKQEILKLTEQLLEAISAGDYETYAKICDPHVTSFEPEALGNLVEGLEFHKFFFDNLLGKNCKSINTLILNPHIHLMGEDAACIAYVRLTQFVDKQGQAHTQQSEETRVWYRRDGKWLNVHFHRSGASTPCTLPYHQNK, encoded by the exons ATGGCTCTGAACGCTACCACACGTTTTAGCGATAATTACGAACTGAAAGAAGAATTAGGAAA GGGAGCCTTTTCGATTGTGCGGCGATGCGTCCAAAAATCCACCGGGTTGGAGTTTGCGGCCAAGATCATCAACACCAAAAAGTTGTCGGCTCGAG ATTTCCAGAAACTGGAACGAGAGGCCCGCATCTGCCGCAAACTTCAGCACCCCAATATCG TTCGACTCCACGACAGCATACAGGAGGAGAGCTTTCATTACCTCGTATTCGACCT TGTGACGGGCGGCGAACTCTTCGAGGACATCGTTGCCCGCGAATTCTACAGCGAAGCCGATGCGTCGCACTGCATCCAACAGATTTTGGAGAGCGTCAACCATTGTCACCAAAACGGCGTCGTTCACAGGGATCTCAAG CCGGAAAATCTGCTCCTGGCCAGCAAAGCCAAAGGAGCCGCAGTCAAGTTGGCCGACTTTGGTCTGGCCATTGAAGTTCAGGGCGAACAGCAAGCCTGGTTCG GCTTCGCTGGAACGCCCGGATACCTGTCCCCAGAGGTGCTGAAGAAGGAGCCTTACGGGAAACCTGTGGATATCTGGGCTTGCG GTGTGATTCTGTACATTTTATTGGTTGGATACCCGCCGTTCTGGGATGAGGACCAGCATCGATTGTACGCACAGATCAAAGCTGGAGCTTACGAT TATCCGTCACCGGAATGGGACACGGTGACACCAGAAGCCAAAAATCTCATCAATCAGATGTTGACTGTCAACCCTGCCAAGCGCATCACGGCCGCCGAAGCCCTTAAACACCCATGGATCTGC CAACGAGAACGTGTTGCCAGTGTGGTCCACAGACAGGAGACAGTCGACTGCCTCAAGAAATTCAACGCCCGCCGCAAgttaaaa GGCGCCATTTTGACGACAATGTTGGCTACGCGGAACTTTTCCA gcCGGAGCATCATCAACAAGAAGAGCGACGGTTCCAACGTCAAGGAGTCAACCGATAGCAGCACGACGATCGAAGAGGATGACGTCAAAG AAAAGTCCAAGGGAGTGGTGGATCGCAGTTCGACCGTCATCGCCAAAGAGCCTGAAG TGACGCAACCGAGTTTGGCGGACGGCGGAGTCGCCTCCTGCCAGTCGAGCTCAACGGCGCCAGACGCAGTTGGCACTGGGACCGCAGCGAATGCAACGCAAAGGGCTAGTGCCGAAGCAGCGATGATGGCCAAAGCTCTTGCCTCGTTGACGGCTGCCACACCCTTGCCGTCGTCCGCttctggcggcggcggcagcggcggcggcggtatCAACAAACCGGCCATCCTTAGCGCGATCCTCCGCACCGCCGTTCCAG ATCAAGCGACCAAAGTGGAGAAGAGTCAGGTCGCCCCTGCGGTCCCAGCCGCCCCCATGGCCGCAGTTCAACATCATCGAGTTGGCACTCAGCCAGCCGATCCAATGCGACCGG ACGTTCGACTTACCGCTACGGCCAAGACGTGCTCCCAGTTGCCCAGCAACTGGAACGGCTCAG CCAGGAAACAAGAGATCCTCAAGCTGACGGAGCAACTGCTGGAAGCCATCAGCGCTGGTGATTATGAAACCTACGC gaAAATATGCGACCCGCATGTGACATCGTTTGAGCCGGAAGCTCTTGGCAATCTCGTGGAAGGGCTCGAGTTCCACAAATTCTTCTTCGACAACC TTCTAGGCAAGAATTGCAAATCAATCAACACACTGATCCTCAACCCTCACATCCATTTGATGGGCGAGGATGCCGCCTGCATTGCATACGTCCGTCTGACTCAATTCGTGGACAA aCAAGGGCAGGCGCACACACAACAGAGCGAAGAAACCCGCGTGTGGTACCGCCGTGATGGCAAATGGCTGAATGTTCACTTTCACCGATCGGGAGCCTCAACTCCTTGTACTCTTCCGtatcatcaaaataaataa